A part of Paenibacillus sp. sptzw28 genomic DNA contains:
- a CDS encoding response regulator, producing the protein MYRVLIVDDEPLVTCGIAKLIDWKSKGFTIIGEAYDGLSALQTIREQKPDVVISDIRMPGLDGIELLERLHDEEIEAEVILVSGYAEFAYAQQALKLGAFDYLLKQIDKTQLSKTIERVKEKLDKKKQESKEFDLLLNDLFDLFEPDNKIKIQNFLLNKGYDFSYPHYRFVSCLYPSETASELHDDAPYGNEMNVIRFRTGQNKLSYLINYDELNKPIGFLNFISDHSNDCLNLGISDIGVFSTPIAKLYQESDISLFSAFSQPESRIIAYKESEMPAELTKSIWSIELAIKEQKQELIHRRLDELSEECVSQRLYIHHVSNVYNQIVSLIYKYYSDSYTASEVEYYNYYQIVRQYRSIEQMFDSVKAMFGSAQADIPVSNEEAKRIIEDIDAHFTEEISLNQLAKKYKVSLGYISKLIKKETGKTYSDYIVNRRLSLAKELLSDPFLSIHEIVQRVGYKDYFHFNKLFKKHSGITPSKYRKI; encoded by the coding sequence ATGTACCGAGTATTGATCGTGGACGATGAGCCATTGGTAACCTGCGGCATTGCCAAGCTAATCGATTGGAAGAGCAAGGGCTTTACTATTATTGGGGAAGCCTATGACGGACTATCGGCATTGCAGACCATCAGAGAACAAAAACCGGATGTTGTCATTTCAGATATCCGGATGCCCGGATTGGACGGCATAGAGCTATTGGAACGCCTTCATGACGAAGAAATAGAAGCAGAGGTAATTCTTGTCAGCGGCTACGCCGAATTTGCCTATGCTCAACAGGCGCTCAAACTCGGCGCATTTGACTATTTGTTGAAACAAATCGACAAAACACAACTGTCAAAAACGATAGAGCGAGTAAAAGAGAAGTTGGATAAAAAGAAGCAAGAGTCGAAGGAATTTGATTTGTTGCTAAACGATCTGTTCGATTTATTCGAGCCCGACAACAAAATCAAAATTCAAAATTTCTTGCTGAATAAAGGATACGACTTCTCGTATCCCCATTACCGGTTTGTGAGTTGTTTGTACCCGTCTGAAACTGCTTCGGAATTGCATGATGATGCGCCATACGGCAATGAAATGAATGTAATCCGTTTCCGCACCGGGCAAAACAAGCTTTCGTACTTGATCAATTATGATGAGTTGAACAAGCCGATCGGTTTTTTGAATTTCATTTCGGATCATTCGAACGATTGTCTGAACCTCGGAATTAGCGACATAGGAGTATTCTCAACACCGATCGCCAAGCTTTATCAGGAGTCGGATATCTCTCTCTTCAGCGCGTTCAGCCAACCGGAGAGCCGCATCATTGCATATAAGGAATCAGAAATGCCTGCGGAGCTGACGAAGTCGATTTGGAGTATTGAACTTGCGATTAAAGAGCAAAAGCAGGAGCTGATTCATAGAAGATTGGATGAGTTGTCGGAGGAGTGCGTATCGCAACGATTGTATATCCATCATGTTTCCAATGTGTACAATCAGATCGTCTCGCTCATTTACAAGTATTACAGTGACAGCTATACCGCCAGTGAAGTTGAGTACTATAACTACTACCAAATTGTCCGGCAATACCGTTCGATCGAGCAGATGTTTGACTCGGTCAAAGCAATGTTCGGGAGCGCCCAAGCGGATATTCCGGTATCAAACGAGGAAGCCAAGAGAATTATCGAGGATATCGACGCTCATTTCACGGAAGAAATTTCCTTGAATCAACTTGCGAAAAAATACAAGGTCAGCCTCGGATACATTAGCAAACTCATTAAGAAGGAAACCGGGAAGACGTATTCCGATTATATTGTCAATAGAAGATTGAGCTTGGCAAAGGAACTGCTGTCCGACCCCTTTCTGTCGATACACGAAATTGTTCAACGCGTCGGGTATAAAGATTATTTCCACTTCAATAAGCTGTTTAAGAAACATTCCGGCATCACGCCCAGTAAGTATCGGAAAATATAA
- a CDS encoding extracellular solute-binding protein, with the protein MKGKPLLTVFLALVLLLSACGTSGGNESVNTSNKQKSGTETSEGNAEASGKPTKLVWFSSIDFWNPPSVWSTDPNTVTGKITEKTGVTFEFNIPAQDGETKLNLMLVSGSDFPDIITITNDVLGKKLIEAGKVWELDEFIKKYDPESHLLQDFPADVKETIVARDGGFYAFPSHIGSEDARKQYPPAGEFYKDMTEYISNGAIVVNGNLLKEAGLTLDDIRTESGLLAAYQKIKDMNLKVNGAPVIPLLLDGKGYMYPTVGFLLDSFGYMPVDKDGNFRDSLLAPEMKLALKFLYKAQKGGYFDPGQMTVDNAAVKADMASGRVFSFIGNSANTSFQINDYWTSPGPILSDAGTKPVLGRNKRAGGGWMKTYISKSVENPEKVAKWLSFMSSREGMMLHIYGIEGVHYTLDQDGLVVKTEQGIKDAQEYMKTGVSAFWPFHHTSFSWSIQQPPNEKTDLQAVTANRVQTAYGKAPETHIYNNAAFGLPGDLFPPDSKFANDELQIKAYRESQITKIVMAKNDAEFEKQYEEMITQLKKLGIEQLIAEKNKYVQQKLKEYGLDVKGINS; encoded by the coding sequence ATGAAAGGAAAGCCGTTATTAACAGTTTTTTTGGCGCTGGTCCTATTGCTGTCCGCATGCGGCACAAGCGGTGGAAATGAAAGCGTTAACACATCAAATAAACAGAAGTCCGGCACAGAGACTTCGGAAGGGAACGCCGAAGCATCCGGGAAGCCGACAAAGCTTGTGTGGTTCTCGTCGATCGATTTCTGGAATCCGCCTTCCGTATGGAGCACGGATCCGAACACTGTTACAGGCAAAATCACAGAGAAAACAGGTGTGACCTTCGAATTCAACATTCCGGCGCAGGATGGGGAAACGAAGTTGAACTTGATGCTCGTATCGGGCAGCGATTTTCCCGACATTATCACGATAACGAATGATGTGTTGGGCAAGAAATTGATTGAGGCCGGCAAGGTTTGGGAGTTGGACGAGTTCATAAAGAAATACGATCCGGAATCCCATCTGTTACAAGATTTCCCGGCTGACGTGAAAGAAACGATCGTAGCGCGGGACGGCGGCTTTTATGCGTTCCCGAGCCATATCGGTTCGGAGGACGCGAGAAAGCAATATCCGCCTGCCGGCGAATTTTATAAGGATATGACCGAATACATATCCAACGGGGCCATCGTTGTCAATGGAAATTTGTTGAAAGAGGCCGGTCTCACGCTGGATGATATTAGAACCGAAAGCGGACTGCTTGCCGCGTACCAGAAAATCAAGGATATGAACCTGAAGGTCAATGGGGCGCCGGTCATTCCGTTGCTCTTGGATGGCAAGGGTTATATGTATCCTACAGTGGGTTTCCTGCTGGATTCGTTCGGGTACATGCCGGTTGACAAGGACGGTAACTTTAGAGACTCACTGCTTGCTCCTGAAATGAAGTTGGCGTTGAAGTTTCTCTACAAGGCGCAAAAGGGCGGCTATTTCGATCCGGGCCAAATGACGGTTGACAACGCCGCAGTCAAGGCGGATATGGCTTCGGGCCGGGTGTTCTCCTTCATCGGCAACTCGGCGAACACTTCCTTCCAAATTAACGACTACTGGACATCTCCCGGTCCGATCTTGTCGGATGCCGGCACGAAGCCTGTGCTCGGGAGAAACAAACGGGCGGGCGGAGGCTGGATGAAGACGTATATTTCCAAGAGTGTCGAAAATCCGGAGAAAGTTGCGAAATGGCTCAGTTTTATGAGCAGCAGGGAAGGCATGATGCTGCATATATACGGCATAGAAGGGGTTCATTACACTCTTGATCAGGACGGACTTGTGGTCAAGACGGAGCAAGGGATCAAGGATGCCCAGGAATATATGAAGACAGGAGTGAGCGCCTTCTGGCCGTTCCACCACACTTCGTTCTCTTGGAGCATACAACAACCTCCTAATGAGAAAACGGATCTTCAAGCGGTGACGGCCAACAGAGTTCAAACTGCATACGGAAAGGCGCCGGAAACCCATATTTATAACAATGCGGCATTTGGGCTTCCAGGGGATTTATTCCCGCCTGACAGTAAATTCGCCAACGATGAACTGCAGATTAAAGCGTATAGAGAGTCACAGATCACCAAGATCGTCATGGCCAAAAATGATGCCGAGTTTGAAAAACAGTATGAAGAGATGATTACTCAGCTGAAGAAGCTCGGGATTGAGCAGCTGATCGCGGAAAAAAACAAGTACGTTCAACAAAAACTTAAAGAATACGGGCTCGATGTGAAAGGGATCAACTCCTAA
- a CDS encoding sugar ABC transporter permease, whose translation MLSRRHKRYRFGYDTKTQLELLVMLWPAVLLICLFDFTPMFGLLMAFKSFEPIMGIQGIFTSPWNNFQHFTRLFENFQFWPMVKNTLGINLLGALVGIPVTLGFALLLNEIRHPKFKSLVQTITYLPHFLSWVIFGGLFITLLNTNGIVNVLLMKLQFFDNPISFLGDPAYFWGVAIGTSLLKELGWGAILYLAAIAGIDQSLYEAAAIDGAGRLKRIIHVTIPGILPTLMVLIIFAVSGMLNNNFTQIYVLQNSLNLEASQVIDTYVYQIGLQQFQFAQATAIGLTKAVFALLLLAGANMLSKKLTKTGLF comes from the coding sequence ATGCTGTCGCGCAGACATAAGCGGTACAGGTTTGGCTATGATACAAAGACACAGTTGGAACTGCTGGTAATGTTGTGGCCTGCTGTGCTTCTGATCTGTTTGTTTGATTTCACTCCCATGTTCGGATTGTTGATGGCTTTCAAGAGCTTCGAGCCAATTATGGGTATTCAAGGCATCTTTACGAGCCCGTGGAATAATTTTCAACACTTCACGCGTCTTTTCGAAAACTTCCAGTTTTGGCCGATGGTGAAAAATACGTTGGGAATCAATCTTCTTGGCGCATTGGTGGGAATTCCTGTGACGCTCGGCTTTGCCTTGCTGTTGAATGAAATCCGCCACCCGAAGTTCAAATCGTTGGTCCAAACGATTACTTATCTTCCGCATTTTCTTTCCTGGGTTATATTCGGCGGTCTGTTTATTACGCTGCTGAACACGAACGGAATCGTCAATGTGTTGCTCATGAAGCTGCAATTCTTCGACAATCCTATTTCGTTTCTGGGCGATCCGGCATATTTCTGGGGTGTGGCAATCGGAACTTCGCTGCTTAAGGAACTCGGTTGGGGAGCGATTCTTTACTTGGCGGCCATTGCGGGTATCGATCAGAGCTTATATGAAGCCGCCGCAATCGATGGCGCGGGCCGGTTGAAACGGATCATTCATGTTACCATTCCCGGGATTTTGCCGACCTTGATGGTGTTGATCATATTTGCAGTAAGCGGCATGCTGAATAACAACTTCACACAAATATACGTACTTCAGAACAGCTTGAACTTGGAAGCGAGTCAAGTCATCGATACGTATGTATATCAAATCGGCTTGCAGCAATTCCAGTTTGCCCAGGCGACGGCGATCGGATTGACCAAAGCGGTTTTCGCGCTTCTGCTGCTGGCTGGAGCGAATATGCTCTCGAAAAAATTAACGAAAACAGGCTTGTTTTAA
- a CDS encoding carbohydrate ABC transporter permease, whose translation MVGGKSFGERTFHYSNVLTMVVLMGLTIYPFWFSLISSLNNGDDLVRGPVFLWPREFTWASWQTVLADPGILKALWITASRTVIVTVVSILYTAMFAYAFSRPYLRAKKFYIIVGFTSMYFSGGLIPSFMLMNWLGLYDTYLVYIIPALFGGFWNVIIFNANYKGIPDALFESAKMDGAGEFRIFLQIVIPLSKPVLAALSVFTAVGVWNDYATTLYFTQSNDLQTLQYMILRLIQSNRAVENMVSLVQENSLVVSQLLNSAGGQKLVSAKTLELAAMVIASIPMIVMYPFAQRFFLKGVLLGSVKG comes from the coding sequence ATGGTTGGTGGCAAGAGCTTCGGAGAACGCACATTTCATTATTCCAATGTCCTTACCATGGTCGTTCTGATGGGCCTGACCATATATCCGTTCTGGTTCTCGCTGATCAGCTCCCTGAATAACGGCGATGATTTGGTGCGCGGACCGGTGTTTCTTTGGCCGAGAGAGTTTACATGGGCGAGTTGGCAGACGGTGCTGGCGGATCCAGGCATTCTCAAGGCGTTGTGGATTACCGCCTCACGAACGGTCATTGTGACTGTTGTTTCCATCCTGTATACGGCGATGTTCGCCTATGCGTTCTCGCGGCCTTATTTGAGAGCCAAGAAGTTTTATATTATCGTCGGTTTCACCAGCATGTATTTCAGCGGAGGATTGATTCCTTCTTTCATGCTGATGAATTGGCTGGGGCTGTACGATACTTATCTCGTGTATATTATTCCAGCCCTCTTTGGGGGATTCTGGAATGTGATCATATTCAACGCAAACTATAAAGGTATTCCTGACGCCTTGTTCGAATCGGCCAAGATGGACGGCGCCGGCGAATTCAGGATTTTCTTGCAGATCGTCATTCCTCTCTCGAAACCGGTGCTGGCTGCTCTCTCCGTATTTACCGCCGTCGGCGTTTGGAATGACTATGCAACAACGCTTTACTTTACGCAATCAAACGACTTGCAGACGTTGCAATACATGATTCTAAGATTGATTCAGTCCAACCGCGCAGTTGAAAATATGGTGAGCCTGGTTCAAGAAAACAGTCTGGTTGTGTCGCAGCTGCTGAATAGCGCGGGCGGACAAAAGCTCGTATCGGCGAAGACGCTAGAACTGGCGGCGATGGTCATCGCTTCGATTCCGATGATTGTCATGTATCCTTTCGCACAGCGGTTTTTCCTTAAAGGTGTACTGCTCGGTTCGGTCAAGGGATGA